In Daphnia magna isolate NIES linkage group LG6, ASM2063170v1.1, whole genome shotgun sequence, the following are encoded in one genomic region:
- the LOC116926089 gene encoding uncharacterized protein LOC116926089 produces MSCCVLGFRTGYKPTKKYPNPLKHCVFTFPKDVELRAKWIAAVGRSHWNPTCRSVVCARHFLSSDCREDNRIIADESVNLFDSFRKRLLPTAIPSVNLTPQEESQPRLPTIRKRKMLEDSVICSASSMPVKRKTYERNKCHLIMPDSQTSQPVATLTRSLSLAEGIDYCVNEIGHRNVNYDEQQVVNSPTMHEAYNSETGTSCEMETNDTQEESICVETENLPTNCPKVDDPEIFPPTEVWTELKLGVCNIPAHRLHLVEAIVVDGCPTVIKSATIDFLQATVTKYMLGKLCDQANTGISNPQTFSTIAEANKMLRDFATQDRCVGISDPAFKDIVRVATASHLHEPEDDTKIWRAKNCHLLAATDSAICVECKSLLPALVMSRYRATKTGKSAANKVIHAYKTKEELQYALNQATRKIKVLERWKKRALARLKTLKAEVCNIRLKLAEAAKTTTLQHLMKNMKTPMDPKVKTYHAPSCTSPV; encoded by the exons ATGTCTTGTTGTGTTTTAGGTTTTAGAACAGGATATAAGCCGACCAAAAAATATCCGAATCCTTTAAAACATTGTGTTTTTACCTTCCCTAAAGACGTGGAATTGAGGGCAAAATGGATTGCTGCTGTTGGGCGATCACATTGGAATCCAACTTGCAGAAGTGTAGTTTGTGCACGACATTTTCTTTCCAGTGACTGTCGCGAAGATAACAGAATTATTGCAGATGAATCAGTGAATTTATTTGACAGTTTTCGTAAACGTCTTTTGCCAACAGCCATCCCATCTGTAAACCTTACACCACAAGAAG AGAGTCAACCAAGGTTACCAACCattaggaaaagaaaaatgttagaGGATTCTGTTATCTGTTCAGCTTCATCAATGcctgtgaaaagaaaaacatatgaaagaaacaaatgccATCTCATAATGCCAGACAGCCAAACATCGCAACCAGTAGCAACTTTAACTCGATCTCTCTCTTTGGCAGAGGGGATTGATTACTGTGTTAATGAAATCGGCCACAGAAACGTAAACTATGACGAACAACAAGTTGTAAATTCACCTACCATGCATGAGGCTTATAATTCTGAGACAGGAACAAG ttgtGAAATGGAGACCAACGACACACAAGAAGAATCAATCTGCGTCGAAACCGAAAACCTGCCTACAAACTGCCCCAAGGTCGATGACCCAGAAATTTTCCCACCGACAGAGGTGTGGACCGAACTCAAGCTAGGAGTATGTAACATACCTGCTCATAGATTACATTTAGTGGAAGCAATAGTTGTTGACGGATGTCCTACGGTTATCAAGTCAGCCACCATCGATTTTCTTCAAGCTACGGTTACAAAATACATGCTAGGCAAATTATGCGACCAAGCTAATACTGGAATATCCAATCCCCAAACATTTTCAACTATCGCCGaagcaaacaaaatgttgcGAGATTTTGCAACACAAGATAGGTGTGTTGGAATCAGCGATCCTGCATTCAAAGATATAGTCCGCGTTGCAACTGCATCACATCTACATGAGCCTGAGGACGATACAAAAATTTGGAGAGCTAAAAA TTGTCACTTGCTTGCGGCGACAGATAGCGCCATATGTGTTGAATGCAAATCGCTTCTGCCTGCATTGGTCATGAGCCGCTACCGTGCCACCAAAACAGGAAAAAGTGCTGCGAATAAGGTGATTCACGCATACAAAACTAAAGAAGAACTACAGTATGCACTTAATCAggcaacaagaaaaattaaagTGCTGGAAAGGTGGAAGAAACGCGCGCTTGCACGATTAAAG ACCCTGAAGGCAGAGGTATGCAACATTCGCTTAAAACTGGC